The nucleotide window CGGACCCGCCTCGATCGTCGTCGGTTGCGCCTGGACTCGTTCGATCGCCGCGACAAACCGTTCGACCGGCTGCGCGCCCGAGACCGCGTATCTGCCGTTCAGCACGAAGTACGGGACGCCGCGAATTCCGAGTCGGTGGCCGACCGCTTCTTCGACCTTGACCTCCGCCACTCCCTCATCCGTTTGAAAGAGGTGTTCCACCTCGGCCCCCTCAAGTCCGGCACGCTGCGCCAATCGCACGAGCGTCGCACTCGATCCGATATCCTCCCCCTCTTCGAAATAACCCTTGAACAGCGACTCCACCACCGGGTCCTGACTGTCGTGTCGTGCGGCATGCCAGATCAATCGGTGCGCCAGCAACGTATTCGGTGTCCTGGCGATCTTATCAAACGCAAACGCCATTCGCTCCTCGCGCCCCGCCTCCGACACGTGCTCCTCCAACCGTTTGAAGGCATCCATGCTGCCGAACTTGGCTTCAAGGTAGGCCGTTCGCTCCATGCCTTCCTTCGGCATCGTGGGATTCAACTGGAACGGGCGCCAGGCGATCGAGGCCTTCACCGAACCCTGCAATCGCGCCAGCGCCCCTTCTAATCGGCGCTTCCCGACGTAGCACCAAGGGCAGACGACATCGGAATAGACGTCGATGGAAGCATTTTCAATCTGCTGATTCATGGCACCTTCTTTTTGATTTCTCAGGATGCTCAAAAAGTCCGTCCAGCAAGGCCGCAGCGGCCGAGGAGGCGAGGCGTACTTTATGCTCGTACGTTGAGCCTCCGCGGCACGCGAGAACGAAGCTGGCGGGCTTTTTCAGCATCCTGTTAGGACAAGTGCCCCATTCTCCCGGCGCGATAGTCATTCACGGCTTGCACGATCTCCGCTTGGGTATTCATAACGAACGGACCATAGCGCGCGATCGGTTCGTCGATCGGCTCTCCGCTGAGGATGAGCACGGTCGAATCCGCGTCGGCTTCGAGCGTCATGCGATCGCCTGAGCGCCCGAACAGGGCCAGTTCGACTTCTCCCGCCGATCGGGTTCCGTTGACCACGAGACGTCCGTGCAGCACGAACACCGACGTATTGAATCCCTCGGGCAGCGACAGTTCGATCCGATGTCCTGCGTTCAGTCGCAGATCATACAGGTGAACCGGGCTGAACGTCTTGGCCGGACCCTTCTGTCCCAGAAACTCCCCGGCGATGACGCGAAGGCGTCCGACGCCTCCGCCGAGCTCGACCGCGGGAATCGCATCGTTCACCAGCGTCTGATACCCAGGCTTCGTCATCTTGAACGCCTTCGGCAGATTCACCCAGAGTTGGATACCCTCCAACGTGCCTCCGCGCCTGGCGAACTCCTGTTCGTGCAGCTCTTCATGCACGATGCCGGACGCGGCCGTCATCCATTGCACATCGCCGGGGCCGATGACGCCCCCGCTTCCCGTCGAGTCGCGATGGGCGACCTTGCCCTGGTACATGATCGTCACCGTCTCGAATCCCCTATGCGGATGTTCGCCCACACCGAGCCGTCGATCGGTCGGCGGGAAATGTTCCGGCCCCATGTAGTCCAGGAGCAAGAACGGAGACAATTGCTCGTCCACTCCGGCTCCCGGAATCATGTTGCGCACCGGAAACCCGTCGCCGACCATATGCTGAGACCCTGCCTGATAGACGCCGATGAGTTCCTTCGTTCCGGCTGTTGCGATCGAGGCCTGCTTGTTCATCGTTGGCTCCTTTCACGCTTCTTCGCGGAGAGCTGCGCCGACCGTTCCGTTCACCATCGCTTTTCCTCCAGATCATGCACATTAAACCAAACATACACCGGACGGCAGACTCATCTCGCTGAGCTTGATGTCGCGCATTCGGTTGTTCCATTTCAACACGCCGCCAGGATTTGTCACCTTCGAGTGCCGGTTGATCCATCCTGCCAGATCGTCATTCGTCGCCCCCATGGCTCCACATCCCTGAATTGCTCGGGTGCGATGCCGGTGAACGCAAACCACTCGCCGGCCGGCGAACAGAGCCAGGAGTTGTATCCGCCACATAGCGTGAGGGTCACACCTTGTCCGCGATGAGGGTGTCCAGAGCCCAGCGGCCTCCTCCGGTCACCAGCAGCGCGAGCCCGATGCCGATTGCCAGAAGATGATACTCGTAGCCTTCACCCTGTTGATTGCCGAACCAGTTCATGAAGAATCCATGCGGTAAATGGCTTGTCACGATCGCTCCCAACATGATGACGCTCAGGCTCGCGGCTGTAAAGCGGGTGAGGAGGCCCGCCAATAATCCGAGGCTGCCGAAGAATTCACCGATGATGACGAGGAAGCCGATGATCCACGGCAAATGCATCGTCTCCGTAAAGAATCCCATCGTCCCCGAGAACCCGGACCCGCCGAACCAGCCCAGCAGCTTCTGCGCGCCGTGAGGGAACATGACCAGTCCCAAAGTCAGCCGGAGAATCAGACCGGTCCACTCTTCGTTGGTTTGAAAGCACGTCTTCATCTTCACACCTCCTCATCATCAGATAGTGCCCCGAGTGAGTCGGAGCCGAACCGCCTCTTCCGGCATGGCTCTTCATGTACACAGCAAGGTAGTCCTAATTAGAACTAAGTCAAGGGGGAAATTTCTATCCTGCGCGATGCGACCTTTTTCTTAGAAAGGTCAGGACCTTGAAGCGGAGGAGACACTACGAATGGGTTGCCAGGCTCAATCAAACGACTTATGATGCCCCTCCCCCCGAAAACGCCGCGAATGCAGTAGTTAAGGACACCAGGCCACCATAGCAATCATGTCTGCGGAACGGAATGAAGTCGCAACTGAGTGTTTCAACCGGAGCATCAAGCTACCTTTTGGCCTTCGATTGAAAGATTTCGAGATGGCCATGCAGGATGTCTATGATTTCTTTTATGACGTGAATTGCGGCCTGATCGATCGCGGTCTCCAGCGTCTCGACGACATGCTCCGGCCTGCGATCATATCCGGTGTTTTGTCGGACATGCTCACGGCAAGTTTGGCAAAACATTCCAGGAGCCTGACCGTTAACCTCTATCACAACGGTCACCCTGATCTCGTTGTGAGCGGGGTACATCCTGACAATAAGGTTAAAGCGGGGACCGACGGCGTCGAGATCAAGACCACTCGGAAGGCCGGCGGTGCTGTCGACACCCATGGCGCACGGGATCAGTGGATGTGCGTTTTTGTCTATCAGATCGATAATTCAACTGAGCCGGCGAAGGACAGGGTGCCAATGTCGGTGACTGAGATCTATCTCGGAAAAGTTACCAAGACCGACTTTCGCAAGAATCAGCGGGGAGAACTCGGCACTCGCACAGCCACTCTGCACAAGGGCGGTATTGAGAAGTTGAGGAAGAGTTGGGTCTACAAGCTCAGGAGATGATTCTCTCCATTTTTGAAAGCAGCTAGTCTTGGGAGGGCCTTTCTTCCCATCTCAAAGTAGTGTGGATCCTTTTCAATCCCGCTACTTTCATATCCCATCGCTTCAGCTGCAGCAAGAGTTGACGCTGCTCCACAAAATGGATCGAGTACCACTCCCTCTCCGAGTGGTAGAACACCTCGGACTAAGGTACGGAGGAACTGCTGAGGCTTCAAGCTCGGATGCGGCGCCAACTCCCGTTCTGACTTATGAGTGGGCGCCGAAGGGATCACGTCTCCGAACGGTTTATCCGAAGAAGGCCTTCGAAAGCCTCCCGTTCCCCATTTACGAAGATTATCCTGTACCCTTCCCTCCAGCGGCTTACGGAAGAGCAACCATGGTTCCCACATCGATCGGGGCATCACGCTGATATCAGGAAACTCCTCGTGAGCCGCCTTCGGTCTGTCTCCCCCTCTCATGGTCATTACGAGGCGAACGATCTCTCCACGCCTTTCTAGGCCTGCTTTCGCGAGAGCGCCTGAGACCAGGTAAGACAACAGGGGATTTGTAGCCACGACGACGTTCGCCCCCGGAACCAGGACGGGGATGAGCACCTTTGCCCATTCGAGAAAAAACAATTCAAGGGCGCGCAGATCTTGAGGTGAGAGCACCGTGAACCTGGGAAGAGGGGCGCGCTGGACTCCGTCAAATGAAGGAGGGATTCGCCATACCCCTCCCTTACCTTTCCGTAATTTCTCTTGCTGATCCGAGGTGTATTCGAATAAGCCGTACGGAGGGTCTGTGACGACAGCATGAACGGTTTTGTGTCTCTGTTCCTGCAACCAGTTCAAACAATCGGCCTGAAACACTTGCGCTTTGCGGTACGAGAAGCTGGGCCAATATTGGGGATTGGATTCGGTTACCTTGTTGGCCTGTATTCTCGCAGTCGTCTTTAGCCCATACTGACCCCTTCCCGTCCGCACAAAGGTCGACGGAGTGTTGAGCCTGAGGTAGGAGCGAACGCTGGATCGTGCCGCGATTCCGATCAGATCACTAACATGCTGCTCTATCGTTTTGAGGGAAGCGCCACTCGGCCTTGCGCGTAGTACGGAAAGAATTGCGTCCCGTACCTCACCAGGCCGTCGCTTGTGCTGGGTCGGCGACTTGTACACGGGTCGGAGAGTAAGACGTCTAGACGTCTTTGTCAATCTTGATGGTGCGGATCGCTCAATTTGAGGATGGTACTGCGTTTGACTTGTGGAACCCCACGGCTTGACAGCCGTGGTCCCTCTGGTGTCTTCGGCGGAGCCCGCCGAAGCATGTCCTCCTTCGCCAAGGCCTCGGAGGATACCCATTGCGCATTCCTCCACGGTTTAGCAGCCGTGGCTTCCTGCGCAGGCGGATGGAGGTACGGCTGCATGATGAATTCCGGATGAAAAAGAGCATGAAGAAATGCGACGGAGAATCACTGATCACTCTGGACGGACGCCGACCGCTCACTGCGCGGAGAGACCGGTGTCGGAAGAGCGAGAAGACGGAGCAATTACAGGTCGAAATGCCCCGCCGCTTCCGGTTGATAGAGGATTTCCTCGATTTTCACCTGTTTGTTGCCCGAAGGCACGCGCCACTCGATCGTATCTCCCACTCGGTACCCCAGCAAAGCAGTGCCGATGGGGGCCAACACGGAGATCTTGTCCTGCTCGATGTTCGCGTCGCTGGGAAACACCACGGTGCAGACCCGTTCCTCTCCGCTATAGAGATCGACAAACCTGACGCGTGAATTCATCGTCACCACATCCTTGGGAATCGCTTTCGAGTCAACGATGTGAGCCCGATCCAATTCCCTCTCCAAGCTACGGAGATACTCGGCATCCTTTCCCTTGAAGGTAATGCCCACTCCGACGAGTTCTCTGAGTCGCTTGAGATCGAAGTCCGTCATATAGATCGCCCGCTCCATGACTCAATCCCTCCTTGTGGTTGCCGCCTATGTCGCCGTACATGCCATGCAGAGGGCTCACAGTCCGAGCGCCCCTTGTACTTGCATCCACACTACCCGATCCTCATCACGAAATGGAACCCGACAACCGTCCATTAGAGCTTCTTCACGCTCGCTTCACGCTCCGTTCATGTTCGGTCGGTACACTCGTCCCGGCAAGACAAGCCGTTTCAACGGCGGGCTGCGACATCCGCCTGTGGCAAGTGAACAGATCCCACCGAGCGGTTCCAAGGGCAGAGGGATTCTCACGAAAGGAGGAACGTCATGATGACTGTCGCTACGACCGCGGCCCTGCTGTACGGGGGAATCTTCATCCTCTGTTTGGTTGGAGTCTTGACAAGAGGGATGGTGGCCGGGTGATGATTTCTCGACGAGCTTTGTGCTGCCGTTGTATCGGAAGCGATAGGAATTGCTACCTGCAGCACACGAATCGCCCTTAGGCGCAGTTGTTCCCGGGAACGCCGAGATCTCTTCGACGGATACGCATCGGAGTGACCGGCCACTCGCGCGGTGTCATAATAGCGCCGCCGTGGGGATCCGCTCGGCCGACGTCGGATCGCCGGTCCGACCGGGTCGATTCGGTCATGAGCGGGAAATGGGAGAGCCTATGCGACTGTTGCTGGTTGAAGATGATTTGGACCTCGCGCAGTTCATCCGCAAAGGGCTGAAGGAGGAGCAGTATGCGGTGGACTTCGCCGCCGATGGCGAAGCAGGGTTGGCGTTGGCCTTGGGTAACCCTTACGATCTGTTGATCCTCGACATCATGTTGCCCAAGCTCGACGGGCTTGCTCTGTGTCGACGTCTACGCACTGTCGGGAACATGACTCCAGTGCTGCTCCTTACGGCGCGTAACACCGTAGAGGATAAGGTCTCCGGTTTCGATACCGGAGCGGACCAATTTCTGACCAAACCGTTCGCGTTTGCCGAATTGCTGGCTCGGATCCGGGCGTTGCTGCGTCGGGGAGGGCCGCAACAGCTGGTCCATCTGACGGCAGCAGACCTGGAGTTGGATCCGGCGTCCCATCGCGTCTGGCGGGCGGGAAAAGAAATCACGCTGACGAATAAAGAATATGCGCTGCTCGAATTTCTCCTCCGCAACAAGAATCGAGTGCTGACACGAACGGCGATCATCGAACACGTGTGGGACATCAGTTACGACCCGATGACGAACATTGTCGATGCCCACATTCGGGCCCTGCGCGCCAAAATGGACCGGGATTGTTCGCCTCAGCTGATCGCGACGGTGCGCGGTGCGGGGTACATGCTGCAGGAGCCGGAACCGGTCGCATGAAGTCTCTCCAAGGGTTGATCCGTCGGTCTGCCCTCGTCCTGATGGCGGGGCTCCTCCTTATCTTTTCCGTCCTGATGTACGCCGGAGGCGACGCCCTGGTGCGCCGCTTCGTGGACGGCAGGCTGCTGGGGTTGGCGGAGACGCTAGCCAAGATCGTTGAGCAGCACCCCGACCTCATCGAGAGATCCGGTGAGGACTTTGCGCTTGCCGCGGGGGTGAAGCGGAACGAGAAACAACAGCACGAGCTGCAGGAAGTCACCCATTCTCTTCGGATCTTCTCGCCGGAAGGTCGCCTACTCTGGAAGGGATCCGATGCGGTGGCGCAGCCGCCGATCAATGAGAAGGTCTTCGAACGAATTCGCCTCGGAAACACCGTGTTTGAAACCGTTGAGTCGGCCGATGACGCCCCCGTTCGACAGCTGTTCTTGCCCGTTCCCCGTCACGGTGAGGCGCGGTACGTGTTGCAGGCTGAAGCATCCCTGCTGCTGTACCGAGAGACACTCAAGGGGCTTGCGCTCCTCCTGACCTTTGGAACGGGAACCATCCTTTTCGTCGCCTGGGTGGCCAGCGGATGGCTGGCCAAAAAAGTGCTGACCCCGATCGAGGTGGTGAGTACCGGCGCCGAAACGATGTCTGAAGCCGACCTGGGAAAACGATTGACTCTCGATTCACCGTATCAGGAATTTCGTCGGCTTACCCAGGCATTCAACTCCGTGATGGACCGGTTTCAGCGGAGCGTTGATAGTCAACGCCGATTTATCGACCATGCCGCTCACGAAATGCAGACGCCTTTGACCGTCTTGCAGGGCAACCTGGAGGTCGCGCTCCTCAAAGCCAGGACCTCGGAAGAATATCGCGACGCGCTTATCAACAATCTTGAGCAAGTGGGACGTCTGATCTCGCTGACGCGTTCCCTGTTGACGCTCGCGAAGTTCACCGCCGACAAGCCTCCCGTTCACCTCGCGCCGCTCGCCTTGGAGCCATTGATCCGCGATCTCGTGGCCGAATTGACCATTCTTTTCGACGAGCGCCGAATCACCTTGTCGTGTGAATCCCAATCGGTCCCACCTGTCCTGGGCGATGCACAGTGGGTCAAACAAGCGTTGATCAATCTCCTCGACAACGCCCTTCGCTACACCCCGCCCGGCGGAGCCGTGACTGTCCGCTTGCAGGCGATCGGGGAAGGGGTCGCTGTGATTGTCGAGGATACGGGCCACGGGATCGAGCCGGAACATCTGCCTCATCTCTTCGAGCGATTTTATCGGACCGACTGGGCACGGTCGAAGGATTCCGGTGGCACCGGACTCGGACTTCCGATCGTCAAGGAAATCGCGGAAGCCCACGGCGGCGCGATTTCGGTGATGAGCCATGTCGACAAGGGCTCGGTCTTTACCCTGCGGTTTCCTGTTCACACTCCTCGGACGATTCCTGCCTAGCCGGCCGGCGCTCCGCATCTTCCCCCACTTTCATTTTCGTCTTGTCTCTGAGGCGTCGGTTCAGATCGCCGGGTGCGGCTTTGCGTCCGCGGACGTGCATGCCCAAGACGGTTCGGGAAGATGAAGAATTCTTCATGATCCGTTCATGGATCGATCATGTGACCGAGCTATTGTGACACCGGCAGGTGAAGGAAACTCTTTCCAGCAGGACGCTGGTTGAAAAGCTACAGGAGGACGGAATGCAGCACGGAAATGGACGAGAGAATTTGTGGTCGATCGTATTGGCAGGCGGTGACGGAGTGCGGACCAAGGAATTCATCCGGCGTTGGTTCGGCTACGAGAGGCCGAAGCAATACTGCACTTTCGTCGGTTCTCGCTCGATGTTCCAGCACACCCTCGACCGAGCGGCCAAATTGACCCCCTGGGAGCGCGTGGTCGTCGTGGCGGCCCGACACCATCAACATGAAGTCTGGGCCCAGCTCGATGGCAGACCGGCCGGCATGGTGCTGTTACAGCCTAAGAACGTGGACACGGCGGCCGGCATATTTCTGCCCCTCACTTTCATCTTGGCGCGTGATCCGTGGGCGACCGTGGTGATCTATCCATCGGATCATTTCGTCCATCCGGAGGATTCGTTTGTGGCTGCAGTCGAGCAGGCGGTGCGGGGAAGCGCCGGTCTTGACGGCCGACCCGTCTTACTCGGGGTCAAACCGGACAGCCTGGAATTGGAGTATGGCTGGATCAAGCCGGGACGCTTTCTGGGATGGACAGGGAAGGCGCCCGTCCATGCGGTGGAGACGTTCCTTGAGAAACCAGACGAGGCCGCTGCCATCGAAGCCGAGGCCGCCGGCAGTCTGTGGAATACGATGGTACTGGCAGCCGAAGGAAGAACACTCTGGAGCTTGGGATGGACGTGCTTTCCCGAGATGATGCCGCTCTTCGAACGGCTGAAAGAAGCCATCGACACGGCTGAGGAACTGAGGGTCCTTGACGAAATCTATACGATCATGCCGCCCCGGAACTTCTCCTCGCACCTGCTCGAATGCGCGCCGGAACGGCCCGCGGTCATGGAAATGACGAGGGTCCTCTGGAGTGACTGGGGGAAGCCCGAGCGAATCCTGTCGGGTCTCGAAAAGATCGGGAAACGGCCGGCGA belongs to Nitrospira sp. and includes:
- a CDS encoding DsbA family oxidoreductase codes for the protein MNQQIENASIDVYSDVVCPWCYVGKRRLEGALARLQGSVKASIAWRPFQLNPTMPKEGMERTAYLEAKFGSMDAFKRLEEHVSEAGREERMAFAFDKIARTPNTLLAHRLIWHAARHDSQDPVVESLFKGYFEEGEDIGSSATLVRLAQRAGLEGAEVEHLFQTDEGVAEVKVEEAVGHRLGIRGVPYFVLNGRYAVSGAQPVERFVAAIERVQAQPTTIEAGPAGRR
- a CDS encoding pirin family protein, translated to MNKQASIATAGTKELIGVYQAGSQHMVGDGFPVRNMIPGAGVDEQLSPFLLLDYMGPEHFPPTDRRLGVGEHPHRGFETVTIMYQGKVAHRDSTGSGGVIGPGDVQWMTAASGIVHEELHEQEFARRGGTLEGIQLWVNLPKAFKMTKPGYQTLVNDAIPAVELGGGVGRLRVIAGEFLGQKGPAKTFSPVHLYDLRLNAGHRIELSLPEGFNTSVFVLHGRLVVNGTRSAGEVELALFGRSGDRMTLEADADSTVLILSGEPIDEPIARYGPFVMNTQAEIVQAVNDYRAGRMGHLS
- a CDS encoding DoxX family protein gives rise to the protein MKTCFQTNEEWTGLILRLTLGLVMFPHGAQKLLGWFGGSGFSGTMGFFTETMHLPWIIGFLVIIGEFFGSLGLLAGLLTRFTAASLSVIMLGAIVTSHLPHGFFMNWFGNQQGEGYEYHLLAIGIGLALLVTGGGRWALDTLIADKV
- the rnk gene encoding nucleoside diphosphate kinase regulator; amino-acid sequence: MERAIYMTDFDLKRLRELVGVGITFKGKDAEYLRSLERELDRAHIVDSKAIPKDVVTMNSRVRFVDLYSGEERVCTVVFPSDANIEQDKISVLAPIGTALLGYRVGDTIEWRVPSGNKQVKIEEILYQPEAAGHFDL
- a CDS encoding response regulator transcription factor; its protein translation is MGEPMRLLLVEDDLDLAQFIRKGLKEEQYAVDFAADGEAGLALALGNPYDLLILDIMLPKLDGLALCRRLRTVGNMTPVLLLTARNTVEDKVSGFDTGADQFLTKPFAFAELLARIRALLRRGGPQQLVHLTAADLELDPASHRVWRAGKEITLTNKEYALLEFLLRNKNRVLTRTAIIEHVWDISYDPMTNIVDAHIRALRAKMDRDCSPQLIATVRGAGYMLQEPEPVA
- a CDS encoding ATP-binding protein; this encodes MKSLQGLIRRSALVLMAGLLLIFSVLMYAGGDALVRRFVDGRLLGLAETLAKIVEQHPDLIERSGEDFALAAGVKRNEKQQHELQEVTHSLRIFSPEGRLLWKGSDAVAQPPINEKVFERIRLGNTVFETVESADDAPVRQLFLPVPRHGEARYVLQAEASLLLYRETLKGLALLLTFGTGTILFVAWVASGWLAKKVLTPIEVVSTGAETMSEADLGKRLTLDSPYQEFRRLTQAFNSVMDRFQRSVDSQRRFIDHAAHEMQTPLTVLQGNLEVALLKARTSEEYRDALINNLEQVGRLISLTRSLLTLAKFTADKPPVHLAPLALEPLIRDLVAELTILFDERRITLSCESQSVPPVLGDAQWVKQALINLLDNALRYTPPGGAVTVRLQAIGEGVAVIVEDTGHGIEPEHLPHLFERFYRTDWARSKDSGGTGLGLPIVKEIAEAHGGAISVMSHVDKGSVFTLRFPVHTPRTIPA
- a CDS encoding sugar phosphate nucleotidyltransferase, yielding MQHGNGRENLWSIVLAGGDGVRTKEFIRRWFGYERPKQYCTFVGSRSMFQHTLDRAAKLTPWERVVVVAARHHQHEVWAQLDGRPAGMVLLQPKNVDTAAGIFLPLTFILARDPWATVVIYPSDHFVHPEDSFVAAVEQAVRGSAGLDGRPVLLGVKPDSLELEYGWIKPGRFLGWTGKAPVHAVETFLEKPDEAAAIEAEAAGSLWNTMVLAAEGRTLWSLGWTCFPEMMPLFERLKEAIDTAEELRVLDEIYTIMPPRNFSSHLLECAPERPAVMEMTRVLWSDWGKPERILSGLEKIGKRPATAEVALPFVYVG